Proteins encoded by one window of Aphidius gifuensis isolate YNYX2018 linkage group LG2, ASM1490517v1, whole genome shotgun sequence:
- the LOC122849526 gene encoding SET and MYND domain-containing protein 4-like, whose protein sequence is MIKELKEPREIIEFIPEIKNDNAIIVGASDAIELKQTNKNDQHIVATRNIKSGEFIWISEPFAAIVNHDLRFTNCWHCCRSTWAGVPCDNCPNIIYCSDICKKKAWDSYHNIECLVLGSLLQHVGLTTEYILPVKLFSKTLNLAGSLLELKKKVDDIDSMKNRNTFANGILDINTIDNFHLLDYLKPTSNDFIFELVLFGVLMVQLFGEKTDILGHKMTIKDLNKNEKSSILGELILRYILTVYRNSQLLTEPGTTAVLSHVISPVWKILKSSCDPNVDWTYVGSNVGYYVIKPIKQGEPVLLATLGSYHLIPKINRFIPLGITDRILCKCKACVENWPTINNLPSYQNIILPKKSKQELNRIMPKWEDWHERVHHGDAKELLTMKDTLNSMNDKLHQYITVPCSQITVLFMFLKTLYKRLHTVHDIYE, encoded by the exons ATGATCAAAGAACTTAAAGAACCACGcgaaattattgaatttattccagaaataaaaaatgataatgcaaTAATAGTTGGTGCATCTGATGCAATTGAATTAaagcaaacaaataaaaatgatcaaCATATTGTTGCAACAAGAAACATCAAATCTGGTGAATTTATTTGGATTTCTGAGCCATTTGCAGCAATTGTTAATCATGACCTACGTTTTACAAATTGTTGGCACTGTTGTCGTTCAACTTGGGCTGGTGTACCATGTGATAATTGTCCAAACATTATATATTGTTCTgacatatgtaaaaaaaaagcatgggATAGTTATCATAATATTGAATGTTTAGTATTGGGATCACTTTTACAACATGTCGGATTAACTACAGAGTATATTTTGCCagtaaaacttttttcaaaaacactGAACTTGGCTGGTAGtttacttgaattaaaaaaaaaagttgacgaTATTGACTCGATGAAAAATCGAAATACATTTGCCAATGGTATTCTTGATATTaatacaattgataattttcatcttttagaTTATCTAAAACCAACATCAAATGATTTCATTTTTGAGCTAGTATTATTTGGGGTATTGATGGTTCAACTTTTTGGTGAAAAAACAGATATATTAGGTcataaaatgacaattaaagatttgaataaaaatgaaaaatcatcaattttaggTGAATTAATATTGCGTTATATACTGACTGTTTATCGCAATAGTCAATTG ttGACAGAACCTGGTACTACTGCTGTGTTGTCACATGTCATATCACCGGTTTGgaagattttaaaatcaagCTGTGATCCTAATGTTGATTGGACTTATGTTGGTTCAAATGTTGGATATTATGTTATCAAACCAATCAAGCAAGGAGAACCG GTACTTTTGGCGACACTTGGTTCATATCATTTGATTCCAAAAATCAATCGGTTTATACCATTGGGAATCACTGATCGTATATTATGTAAGTGTAAAGCATGTGTTGAAAATTGGCCGACTATAAACAATCTTCCATCTTACcag AACATAATTTTGCCGAAAAAATCCAAACAAGAATTGAACCGCATAATGCCAAAATGGGAAGATTGGCATGAACGCGTCCACCATGGAGATGCTAAAGAATTATTGACAATGAAGGATACTTTGAATAGCATGAATGATAAGCTTCATCAATACATCACTGTTCCTTGTTCACAAATAACGgtattatttatgtttctCAAAACGTTGTACAAACGACTACATACCGTTCATGATATTTacgagtaa